Proteins encoded by one window of Lathyrus oleraceus cultivar Zhongwan6 chromosome 1, CAAS_Psat_ZW6_1.0, whole genome shotgun sequence:
- the LOC127076768 gene encoding uncharacterized protein LOC127076768, whose amino-acid sequence MLMDLSVVRFPPFSNSSGPLLAMTSSTEFILCILVLANGYERIILASLVAIDASQGIVKISHIHADWSNLYVVEWVSWLRYHCSCRVSFIGLLLKALWQDLAHRRIPWHTLAIRLAPCGNVCALLFEEVNQIS is encoded by the exons ATGTTGATGGATTTGTCTGTAGTGAGATTTCCACCTTTCTCGAATTCGAGTGGTCCCCTTCTTGCTATGACATCATCAACCGAATTTATACTTTGTAT ATTGGTTTTGGCGAACGGATATGAAAGGATAATTTTGGCCAGTTTGGTTGCTATTGATGCATCGCAGGGTATTGTCAAAATTTCACATATTCATGCAGATTGGTCAAACCTTTATGTTGTAGAGTGGGTTTCGTGGTTACGGTATCATTGCTCTTGTCGTGTTTCATTTATCGGTTTACTTCTTAAGGCACTGTG GCAGGATTTGGCTCATCGTCGTATTCCATGGCATACACTTGCAATCAGACTTGCCCCGTGCGGTAATGTGTGCGCTTTGCTGTTCGAAGAAGTTAATCAAATTTCTTAA